The window GTTTTAATACAGAAATGTTCAATCACTTCTGAGAGCAGTTATAAATGCACAGATATTCTTAATTCTATTcttaattttgttaaataaaatagaataactACATAAATCCGGTAttgtttttcacaaaaaggcgcagttcataaaacccttccatatcatgtgtattgccaaaaccagtggattgcaactcaaaatctgcagaaatgtgtaaaccaagaaggcgcaaataaaccctgcttgcaccttttttgtgccttttgtagacccaaaaactgtctaaagacaatgataaatagcggccaacatgtcagctttattgtaaagtgcactgcatgaaAACAAACCCCCACTcttaaaaggtgcaaaaaaaaaaaaatttgtttttcttttcagtttCCCTGCACAGATCATTTTTGGTTGTGCAGTACATTTTGTGTGGtagaatgaaaggtgtcattacaaagtgaaaaCCAAAGACAGCACATTGACAAAAACGCCTTAAAACAACTGACAAGAGAGGTGATGATTTGGGCTTGTTTTGCAGCCACAAGACTTGGGCACCTTGCAGTCATTAAAGGGAAACTTACAGCTAGTTTACCCACACCAAATCcagtacactgggttatagtgaggGTAAATAGCTGCAAAATAAGGGTCACTTACTTTTATTGGTGGCTTCTGTCCAAACTTATGtatgtttttaataattttattcaTAATGCGCTTCAGCGTGCATTGGAGGCGGGGAGCTGCCTTaccaagctcccctgcctcatttATTATTCAAATTCTTCAGTCTCTCGTTACTAGGACATAACAGCCAGGGGGAGGTAAGCACATCTCTTTATGCACCACTGAAGCCTCGCTACACCCAACTTCCTTTGTAGCGTGGCAGCGGTGCCTCATGCAGAGCGCTCACATCCTAGTGTCAGAGTTATGAATTTGAATAACCAAGACTGTGGTGAGCctctaaaaaaaaaggaaagaatcaatttggttgctgtgggcagctGCTCCacctttcctctacacaggtttaatAAAACACCCCTATTAATTCCAAGAACATCAGCAAATCTACAACAGAATGGCTAAAAGCTattgcaatggccaagtcaaagtctttGGATAAATGAATGCCCACAGACCTCATGAATTGAAGCAACTATGTAAAGAAAAGTGGCCAAAGTTCCTTCAGAACGATGTGATAGACTGATTAAGGTgacaaaaaaaacatgatttttggtgtgtatatatgtattgttttttttttttgttgttttttcgcACATGGCTTTTCCATGACACGGCGTAATCTGCTGTGTGGTGTTGCCATCTGAGGTTGCATTGACCTAATTTTAAGGCTTTCTAAGGTCCAGATGTTCCTGTTATCTGTTTTTTTCATATTAGAGCATAATATTGTACTTCTGTTTTTTTCGTGTGCGTAAAATagagatgtgaacagagccagaAGACATGTAGTTAAAGTATTTTGTGCTTGTTGTTATTCTattccacaaccccccccccccccccccccccccccagtttcaaGAAGTCTGTCACTTGTCCCTGATAAGTAATGTAGTTTATAAGCTTGCATCATGCCCCCATCTGCTGGCAGGGAGGAGGCTGCTTCCCTACTAACATCTATCTTTCCGTAGCAGCAGCTTACCTCCCTTCAGGACCTGATCCTTCTCTTCCTTTCACTTGCTGTTGGGGACAATGTCAGTAGCCCCCCGCACCAATGTACATTAGACATATGGCACGTTTAGTTGACAATAATCTGTGTATGTCTTGTTGGGGGTTGACATGTGGCAGTTGTAAAGCTGTTATTGCCTTTAATGACAAGCTGGGCAAAATTGTAGCCTCTGAGGTTAATGTTCCTTCTCTGGCAGTAGATTTTACATGAACTTACCTTGTAGCTCAGTTTTTTTCTCCTTGGTATGATTGTATTGGGATTCCCAGTTGTCTGCAAGTCCTCAAAATAGTACAGGGTGTTCTGTTACAGTGTTCTTACATCATCCTATTGTGACCTGCTAAACCCTTGTCATCTTACAATGTGTCTAGAGCTCCCTCTGTCAGTGCAAGTAACTAGTCAGCTGAATATAAAGATTACATATACAGGGCCATTTGTGCttttattatataataataatgttatataAAAGACCTATATTACTTAATCATGTAACATCCCTGACTAACCTTAAAAGTCCTCAGAACTATATTGCAGACTTCCAGTTTCTAACTTGTTTTGTCTATTGTTTGACGCAGGACGAGAAGCTTACGGTTTCTCAGGATCTCCCAGGGAATGATGGGAAGCCCCACCTCGTCCATTTCCAATATAAGGTCACTGAGGTGAAACATTCCTCATGGAATGCCATGCTGTCAAATCAGAGCCTCTTTGTGGAAATACCTGAGGGCATCTTAGCTGAAGGGAGCAAAGAGGGGTATGCAATAAgtttctttcttttgttgtttttttacgtaAAGTAATACATATGAATAACTTATTGTCAGTTGTATATTGAAAAACACTAAGGGTAAGTTCACGCATGGCAGATATTTGTTGCAGAACTTTCTGGGACTGTCCTTGTATATCTAAACGAGGATTGCAGAACCAACAATATTCATATTATGGGGGGAAAAATTCACTATCAGAAATTTCAGCAGTGAAATGCTGCATATGAATATATTGAAACAATTACTTGAGAATACTGCATTTTATTTACAGAAGCAATGGTAAGCCTGAAAATGAAAATTAGAGGCTTTTCCTTTGTGCTCGGCGCTCTCTCCTGTGTTTGTCTGTCAACCCAGATAACACATCCATGCCACATAGAATggtccatatataatatatattacattttttagcCTCTTACACGACATGTAAGCAGTGCAGCATTGGTCCCTGGGTTTTTCATAGGTGTCTGTTTACCCGGCCCTGCTGTGCGACATGGTTGGGTACATTTCCctttatataaagtatacaaatagaaggttgcagcagAACTCTTGATCAAAATATGGAGGCACTTagtacactttttgatcaaaacatgtccacccATCCTCCACCCAGAGGTGGCCTCACTTTGGATTGGACCCTAACATGCTGCTCGAAGCACCTttactgggcatatagcctctgattgggtgacatgcaggatccaccccgtaaggacgcagggtttttctgtatgtgcattttcgttttttcctcatcaccttctaaaaatcataactttcaattttgcacctacagacccaaaagagggcttaatttttgcaccaccaattgtactttttaatgacctttcaccacaaaatttacagcaaaaccagaaaaataatatttgtgggggcaaaattgaagaaaatgccattttgtaaattttgagggcttccgattctatgcagtacacttttcggtaaaaatgacaccatatctttattctgtaggtccttacaattacaaggatacctaatttatttataattgtattttaaggagtaaaatcaaataaaacctaactacattcaccaaaattagtatatataaaattgtcatcttctgacccctataacttttttttatttttctgtatacagggatatataaggtctcattttttgcgccatcatctcaggtttttattggtaccatttttgttttgatgggactctttgatcactttttatatattttattaattttttttgtattcaaagtgacaaaaatacacaattttggatttATTTTACATTGACCGTGCtgattaatagttcggacatttacgcacgcggctataccacatatgtttatatatatatattttaacttttttttttttaaatgggaaataaatcgcaaaaaaaaaaaaatttatatatatatatatatattattatagagagagagaagaaagtGCTGCCTATCGCtttaatctctctctctcattctcattGCATACaccgatcaatgctatgccatagcattgcattgatcagtgttatcggtgctctgctgcttcagcctggatctcaggcgtgAGCAGCAGAGCGACGATCGAACGGCGGGAgtcaaggtaagaagcctcccgctgtcctctcagctgattggaatgccatggtcctgaacagcccactgagctaaccagcagcactttttttttttctcctgttttagatgccgcggtcaactttgatcgcagtgtctaaagggttaataccggacatcagcccgatcggtgatgtccggtattagccgtgggtcctggttgctgatagcaaccggtacCTGCTGGGTACGCTCTTGGTCGTTAAGGGTGTTAGAAACCTACTGTTAATAGGAAGGGGTGCATGGCTAAAGAGGGTGCTACTCCTCCTCACTTGCATTGCGAAAAattgccagcacaactacctaatacacgggtgcgcgTAGTTTCCTGCATGTTGCCCAGCAGAGGGGAGTAGAACaggtgtgttagggtcccatccgaagtgagACCACCTCCATGTGGTGGATTAAGgaccaaaaagtgcgctaagagtctCCATTTTTCGAGCAATACATATACTTTATTATTTATTCCAAGCAATAAAATTACTTTCTTATTTATCCAGAAAGTTCTACactttgttttaaccccttaacgacatcggacgaaaatgtacgtcatggtgcggtggtatttAATGCACCATGTAGTACATTAACGTCATGAACATGTACCGGTGCTCAAATCATGCGGGCAagtcgccggtaatggcggacaacaGCGATCGtgccgatgtctgccattaacccctcagatgtctttatcaatacagatcatggcatctgctgcAGTTTGGCACTTAATATTGATGCTCAGATTGCCCGCGGGAATcctatcatctgtaatggcggccggaggacccctcacctgcctccggccatctcctggAGTCTTCTGCTCCTGCATTCTGTTTCCATTGCAGGGAAATTTTAGGGGATAAATATAGTATAGTATTGTAAATGCTTGACTTCTCCATCATAGCGCTATTGTAGCAGTTGATAAAATGTATTTGGTCTTCATCTGATATACTTGATCTGTTAACAGGTTGCTGGCTCTACTTGAGTTTGCAGAAGAAAATATGAAAGTTAGATATGTCTTTATCTGCTTCAGAAAGAGTCGAGAAGATAGAGGTATGTGAAAGTAAGATTCTGTCATATCTTAGTGtatctgtcatttaaaaaaaaaaaaaattattatttggtcagggtctcagtgctgagaccccccaccaaTCGGGAAAACGAGCTGGGTGAAGTGATTGGCTCTTCATTTCTTGGCTCGCAGCAATCTCCATCCTGCAGCCTCACTAAGTCTCTGGAAGGAGATTGCTGCAAGCCAGAGATTGCTACGGGCTACTGCAGGCTTCTCCCAGCTAATTCTTATTGTTCTTGGCACATGTCAAAAGTGTTCTTATTTagtttttaaatgacaggtacactttaagctgaCTATTGAAGAttgatatattatttttttttttattgctttgctACCATTATATCAGCCAATAGAGAAGAAAACATTATGTGCAACAGTAAACCTCTTCATGATGGCTAGTTTTATTCAATGTGAAGAACTAATATTAACCCCCtcccgcaaaatcaggtacatgtacgtggtgattagggatgacttcccgcaacaccacgtacatgtacgtgatgagaataaactgtcacagcgctgcCGGGTGCTGTGACAGTTTAATGAGCTCAGTTGGGCTGCACAGCTGAGCCTTCCTGAAGCCGGCCAGAGACCAATcacagcaacaccgcaggagaaatgctagctcaggcttccagtatccgtagtttcagatgctgcacatctcgtatcttcacagcatagacaattgccttcagatgactccaaagataaaagtctaagggggtcagatcgggagagcttggggccattcaactggcccacgacgaccactccactttccaggaaactgttcatctaggaatgctcggacctgacacccataatgtggtggtgcaccatcttgctggaaaaactcagggaacgtgccagcttcagtgcataaagagggaaacacatcatcatgtagcaattttgcatatccagtggccttgaggtttccattgatgaagaatggccccactatctttgtaccccatataccacaccataccatcaatttttgtgttccaacagtcttggagggatctatctaagactgggttcacactacgattttcaaatacggtaaccgtttACGGTTCGAAACCGTATACATagcgaatgcattgtaaaccgtattccaaatgttatgTACGGTTGTATCCGTTTTGCCTCGCATACGGTTTTGACGATTTTTCaactgtaggcaaaaacgctgtcgaccacgtttttgcctctggttggaaaactgtatgcgaaccgtatgcggttcttttaacattgttgtctaggagaaccgtacacagaatttcagaatacagttgcacacggtttttctaatccgtttttggagttgacacatgcgcagaaggaatttcaatagaacaatagtaactttattaaattgcttgaaaactaattccaactaaatagcaaaaccgttggcaaaaacggatgcaaactgatagaaccgtacatacgttttggaaccgtatacggggaaatACGgtggcatacggtttttgccatacgttttttaacggaaaaccgtatacagtaaccgtatttgaaaaatgtggtgtgaacccagcctaatgtgggttagtgtcagaccaatagcggtggttttgtttaacttcaccattcacataaaaaaaatcactgaacaaaatcttctgcgtaaactgagggtcctgttccaatttttgttttgcccattctgcagcacctgaaactacggatactggaagcctgtgctagcatttctcctgcggtgttgctatcagtgtatgaagagtgggagaagagggttgcattgacaatccaacacaatgggcagcacattgaacacattttataagtggtcagaaacttttcaaaaagaaatttgaaaaataaaagaaatgtgaTAAAAatctaagaaataaaaaaaattatataagtgtacaatacacccccaaaaatagtcgtcgttccccccccccccccactacatcttgtcccgcaaaaaaaagtcctcacacaattgcgtcagtgaaaaaataagcTACAGCTCACAGAAAGCGGCGACTTACAAacatggtttaaaaaaataaataaatacatttatgccACAAttgaactaaaatataaaaaagtatataaatttatCAACGTAATCGTATCAACCTGCAGTGTAACGTAAACGTCATTTATACCACATGACTAACgacctaaaaaatttttattgaacaACTACCGAATCTATTTTAtatgtataccacctcataaaaagtgatcagtataacatgtaccccagaattgtaccaatgaaagcgtcaacttATCTCCCagaaatatttttgcaccccaaggcccctgtaattttatgaggccaacaaaatatcctaaactataaGGATACCCCAGAATCCACACAGCatgccttcatgtctgaggcctgtgtgcgaGACATGtagcacaaaggccacatatgggatatttcgaAGTACGTCAGAATTCGGGGtataaatcttgagttttatttctttgtcatcacctactgtgttacagaaaaaaatggattaaaatgaagaatctacaaaaaattttttttttttttaattctccactttgcttttatttctgtgaaaacacctaaagggataaTAAACTTcttttaatgtcattctgactactttaaggggtgcagtttataaaatggggtgatttatggggttaTCTAACATaaaggcccctcaattccactttaGAGCTGAACTGAtacctgaaaaatcagattttgcaattttcttgaaaatctggaaaattgctactaaacCTTTACAtcctctaacattctaaaaaagtaaaatgtttatcaaataatgggaacataaagtagactgtagatgtgaattaatcattaattttgGTGCGGCATGGCTATTTATCGTACAAGCAGAAAATATCAAATCtacaaaaatgcacatttttttttttcgcaaaatgtattaccgtatatactcgagtataggccgagtttttcagcacgatttttcgtgctgaaaacacccccctcggcttatactcgagtgaactcccccacccgcagtggtcttcaacctgcggacctccagaggtttcaaaactacaactcccagcaagcccgggcagccatcggctgtccgggcttgctgggagttgtagttttgaaacctccggaggtccgcaggttgaagaccactgcggccttcaacatcatccagccccctctcacccccctctagttctgaatactcacctccgctcggcgctggtccggtcctgcagggctgtccggtgaggaggtggtccggtgggatagtgttccgggctgctatcttcaccggggaggcctcttctaagcgcttcgggcccggcctcagaatagtcacgttgccgtgacaacgacgcagaggtgcgttcattgccaacgtaattctgcgtcattgtcaaggcaacgcctctattccgggaagcgcggagaagaggcgcccccggtgaagatagcagcccggaccacctcctcaccggacagccctgcaggaccggaccagcgccgagcggaggtgagtactcagaactaaagggggtgagagggggctggatgatgttgaaggccgcagtggtcttcgacctgcggccctttagaggtttcaaaactacaactcccagcaagcccggacagccgatggctgcccgggcttgctgggagttgtagttttgaaacctctaaagggccgcaggtcgaagaccactgagggcgaatgatgagaagaggatgatgatgaaggggggggtgtggggatgatgaaggggggggtgtgggatgataaggggatgatgaaggggggatgtgtgggatgatgacaaggggatgatgaaggggggatgtgtgggataaggggatgatgaaggggggatgtgcgggatgataaggggatgatgaaggggggatgtgtgggatgatgacaaggggatgatgaaggggggatgtgtgggatgataaggggatgatgaaggggggatgtgtgggatgatgacaaggggatgatgatgaggatgttaatgacgggtctggatgatgacagggggggatgaggtatttcccaccctaggcttatactcgagtcaataacttttcctgggattttgggttgaaattaggggtctcggcttatactcgggtcggcttatactcgagtatatacggtaatttttttttacaaaaaaacgctaaatatatttaccactaatgtaaagtaaaatatgtcacgaaaaaacaatttcagaatcgcagtaaaagcattccaaagttattgccAAATAAGCGGAcgcatgtcagattttgaaaatatGCCTTgttcattaaggtcaaaacaggctgttgagtaaaggggttaaagagtttgCCAAAGGTGTACATTTATACTTTAAGATCTGGTCAGCCGTGGTATCACATCTAAATTTATACCTTGTTAATGAGACAATCCTTTGATATGCCATGACCTGCATATGGGTACTGCAAATGATTGACAAGGCCCAAAGGATTAGATGGCTTACCTCTGAAATCTTGTGTGTAATTGACAGAGGAAGCATGAGCAGGTTTATCTGGACACACAGGGGTCAAAACCTGCTTTTGTGCTTCTAAGCAACACTAAAGAGTTTACTCAGTTATAAAAAGTTCATAAAGTGCCTAGGTAAATGGGAGTTTCTAAAAAGCTGTagatagaaaatgttgcattgagCCTTGGGCTGTATATTTCCGGTATACATCAGATTACTGGTGGTACAAAGGTATGCCATAGCAGACCCACTGGCTATACTGGACCAAATATAGACTAGTTCTGGCATTCAATCTATTTCTTTGGATACTATTTTGTCAGTATCCATATATGGACTGGCAAATTTTAGCTCAAACATGACGTGATCCATCCTAGCATAGTCAAAGTGCCATAATTTAAGGCATTGGAAAAGTAGGCTACATGTGATCTATGTTGCATCATTAAACACTGGCAAAAATGACTTTACATGTCTTAGGGACACATGTATGTCTTtccgtttttttttaacctttatctgtcttttttttttttttttaggtccacTCCTCAAGACGTTCAGTTTCCTTGGCTTTGAGATTGTACGCCCTGGGCACCCCTGTGTTCCTGCACGTCCAGAAGTTCTGTTTATGGTGTACACGCTTGATGAGAGCTCCTCAGATGAAGAATGATATAAAGAGGAAATGTAGTTCTTGTAGCTCagtttttgtttttgagttttttcttttttgttttccttGTGTGTATCCAAGTAGCTGTTTGGAAtttcttgctttttttcccctgggcATGGGAGGACAAGTGCGCATGGTCGGACAAGTGCGCATGGTCATGCGTTGGACTGATATTTTTCGCCTTTCTTTCAGTTTTATGAATAAGATTTTGTTGTTGACTTTCTCTGCAGTTTTGTTCAAAAGCATCAACTTCAAGCACCTTGCAGTTTGTGATCACAATATGTACTCAGAATGTAGTTGAAgctgcatatgaaaaaaaaatagttatctTAAAAGTCAGTCTGTTgttggtgtgtgttttttttcatgtgttataGCAGGTAAACAATGTTGCTGAGCACACATCTGCTGGCTCCTAATCTCAAATGGGATCAGCCAAGATTGCATGTTTATTTCAGTGGAAAGAGTGGAATACGCTGCTGCTAAACACCCCTGGCAGTATGTCCTCTTTCCAGGGAACAAATAACAGCCACACATTTGTTTGTCGGAAGTGCTTACTGAAATCCTGAATGGACAACATGAATGTAAACCGTATAAACCCTTTACATCACTTTGGCTGGATTAGTATTTCTGCAGCCTTGCAATCTGTTGGTCCTATATTGTTTAATTTTAGACAACATAATGATGATCCCTCACAGCTATAGGTCATAACATGATGTGTCATAGCAGTGTAGACTTACCCTATCAAGTGATATTTctcattcagctccattgggggacacaggaaccgtgggtatatcttgctgacactaggcatacaaaaaagaagtcggcccctcccagcagggtataccccaccTCCTGTCTTAGAGacactcagttttagcttagtgtcatagGAGGCAACACGGATCTGGATTGCTCCAGGTCTggtctttattattttttagtgttAGTGTTtagactttttcttcttttttatttttctaggtaGGGGGGACAGGAGCATGGTGCTGCCTGTTTCCCCACATGTGACTGAAGGGCACGGTACCACAGTGTATGGTCCGTTACCCCTTCCTCGCCACCGGCCAGCTCCAGGTTGTACCTTGGGTCCGGGTCACCTTTTGCCTCTGCTCGCCCCGCTTCAAGAAGCCTGGCATGAGACAGCAGGCTTAGTCTGGTGAAGACTTCTGGGGACAGACCTTCTGGAGGGAAGTATGCCTCCATGTTCAGGTAAGTTCCTTATGCCCCTAATCCCCTCTCCCTCTTCTGTATAGGGCTTTCCAAAGGGGGGGCAGTCTTTATTGGGGGGGCCTTATGAGTGGGGTAGGGACAGTGGTGACTTTGATCACAGTGCGTTTTCGTCTGGGGGCTGCAGCTCCTCACACATAGTGAGTCAGCTGCAGACCCCCCAGACAGTGTGTGCCATACAGTCTCCGGCAGCCGCTCCCGCAGTGGCGGCGGCTGCCGGTTCTTCCATGTCAGGGCGGCGTGTGCGGCCGGGACCGGGCCGCTAATTTAGCCCGCGGCTCCGGCCTGGTCCCGGCCGGAGTTAGCACCGCCCCGCGGGCGGTCTCCAATGCGGGCTTCTCCGGCGCATGATGACCGGGACCAGGCCGCTGCTTGTCAGCATATGCCCTGGTCCCGGCTGTGTTCCAGCGCCGCGGACAATCCTCTGCTCAGGCAGCCTTCCCAGCAGAGGGTGACGGCTGCCGACTTCCGTGCATCCGTTTAGGCCGGGTACCAGGCCGACACTTTACTCAGCGGCTTCGGCCTGGTCCT is drawn from Hyla sarda isolate aHylSar1 chromosome 4, aHylSar1.hap1, whole genome shotgun sequence and contains these coding sequences:
- the OAZ2 gene encoding LOW QUALITY PROTEIN: ornithine decarboxylase antizyme 2 (The sequence of the model RefSeq protein was modified relative to this genomic sequence to represent the inferred CDS: deleted 1 base in 1 codon), with product MACSPEEILNTLQPLCSEQEASIFPLSSNPQLQCCRHLIPGPLWCSDAPHPLLKIPGGRGDSRDPALPAVIYKDEKLTVSQDLPGNDGKPHLVHFQYKVTEVKHSSWNAMLSNQSLFVEIPEGILAEGSKEGLLALLEFAEENMKVRYVFICFRKSREDRGPLLKTFSFLGFEIVRPGHPCVPARPEVLFMVYTLDESSSDEE